A portion of the Lathamus discolor isolate bLatDis1 chromosome 5, bLatDis1.hap1, whole genome shotgun sequence genome contains these proteins:
- the SDC1 gene encoding syndecan-1, which translates to MMSVVAVWLVALCFQAAVPQTTNLNLPPEDLDSSGDDDDAFSGSGAGPVAEQSHTWRIPGEPTNSSLLATPIDFHEQTFPETESRPEKEVKSPSATSTVMTEEPVVAVKDTVPILSSPDEKPTNDAVTTVRSPTTHFASVVHVTPSEASGTVHRLEPKIPSSDVPDTKDVPEPPSTIHHEGDIAATPTIAAPKDVVPTHEEVSEDSSGDLGDFILTKDEDLVPTQNSEVLADSGRNAKAAGASGIMDRKEVLGGVIAGGLVGLVFAVFLVAFMLYRMKKKDEGSYSLDEPKQSNGGYQKPHKQEEFYA; encoded by the exons CAAACTACAAATCTGAACCTTCCTCCTGAAGATCTTGATTCATCTGGTGATGACGATGATGCATTCTCAGGTTCAGGTGCAG gtcCTGTGGCTGAACAGTCTCACACCTGGAGAATCCCAGGAGAACCAACTAATTCCTCATTACTGGCAACACCGATAGATTTCCATGAACAGACATTTCCCGAGACTGAGAGCCGACCTGAGAAGGAAGTAAAGTCTCCTTCTGCAACTAGTACTGTCATGACAGAGGAGCCAGTAGTAGCTGTGAAGGACACAGTACCCATCCTGAGCTCACCTGATGAGAAACCAACAAATGATGCTGTTACAACAGTGAGAAGCCCCACTACTCACTTTGCTTCAGTGGTTCATGTAACTCCTTCAGAAGCCTCAGGCACAGTCCATAGGCTCGAACCTAAAATCCCCAGCTCTGATGTGCCAGACACTAAAGATGTGCCTGAGCCCCCCTCTACCATTCATCATGAGGGAGACATCGCTGCCACCCCCACAATAGCAGCTCCAAAGGATGTTGTTCCTACACATGAGGAGGTTTCTGAGGACAGCTCTGGAGATCTG GGAGATTTCATCTTAACTAAAGATGAGGATTTGGTCCCCACCCAGAACTCAGAAGTACTGGCTGACTCTGGGAGGAACGCCAAAGCTGCAGGAGCCTCGGGAAttatggacagaaaagaagTTCTTGGAG GTGTTATTGCTGGAGGACTAGTAGGCTTGGTGTTTGCAGTGTTTCTAGTTGCATTTATGCTgtacagaatgaagaaaaaagatgaaggCAGCTATTCGCTGGATGAGCCAAAGCAGTCTAATGGAGGATaccaaaaaccacacaaacaagAAGAATTCTATGCATAA